The region GACAAGGCGCCATTTTTCTGCAAGGCACAAACAGACACCCTTCCTGCCCCAGCCCGCACCCACCTTCTCCGATGTCTCACAAGACAGCCTCCTCCCTGCTTACACTGCGGCGACCATCCCACTTCTCATATCCGGTGGATATGCCACCCTGTGCCTTATCCCAGCTCCATATCATCCAACCGTGATGGACGGCTGACAACCGCCGCTATTCACTCCAGGAGCAAGAGTACCTGGCAGCGTACAACTCACCCGCCATCAAATACGCTGGCAGAGGTGGCCTAGGCTGAGGTCGCCTGCTCATTAATCCACTGAGGGACGATAAAGCTTCATCCCTTTCTCTGCTCAGGAGCGAGGGCTGCAAGAGAGAGAAGTCCAAGGACTACGAAGCTATGGAATCGATGTTAAACAGTTACGCGCGTTGGTTCATGTACAATAAGTTCTATAAATCACTACTATACAATTATTACGTGATGAGGGCCCTCTAGCTATCATGTAAGTACCCCGTGCAATTTCCttcagcaataataataaaaagtagGAGGGAGGAGGAATAAAATGTATCTGAAATAAAttcatgtttttctttttgtaaagTGGAACCACCACTCTATACGCAGACTGAGCACATTTCTTGTTCGTTGTTTCGGCTGAAACTAACATGGATATGTCACAGCTAACGTTCGACTCGTGTGTCTGTAGCATCTTAGTCTGCGCCGCAAATTCCTATTTCCGGCAAGAGCTTGCTAGCGGCGGTAATTTTTCTTGTAGCATCTCTGGAAGAATcaggtcaatatatatatatatatatatatatatatatatatatatatatatatatatatatatatatatatatatatatatatatatatataggaagcgAGATCGCTTGCATGTTTCCCTGGACATTTGGGGTTGTACCGGGGTTATATATTATccaataaaattattattaccatTTTTTTGcgcgatatttctttttcgtcgAGACCGGGCAGGCTTCCTTTGTAGCGCTTTCCTATTAATTAGGTGGATGTTGGTGCTGATGTCTGTAAACTTAACGGGAACGTTCTGTCATCactatttacaaaaaaaaaaaagagagagagagagagaaatcataTTACACGTCATCGTTTTCCTATTCTACCTGCACCACCCGGGATATGAAGTGCCATTTTCTTTACACTGCTCTACAGCTACGTTTCTTCGACGCCTATCGAGGTTACATCATTCCGTGTCGCAGTGCATTTCTGCAAGCGAAGCTCGGCAACGTACTCGGGCAATGAGCTTGGCGCTTCAGGCTCCACATCACTCCTGCGTCGTAATGACTCTGCCGAACGGGCACAGCAGTTAGAGACGACGGCGTGAACTAAGGTAGCAAAGGAAccaaccaaaaagaaaaaaaaaaaaggggggggggggggatggcgcGTATTATCATAAAGGTGCGGCAGCAGTGCCGAAGACCCCGCCGAGGAGGTGTATTCTCACCGTCAGGCCCCAGCGCACCCACCGCAGCGCCAGCGGCCGCGCGAGCGCTGGCTGCTGCGGAACCCTGCGTGACGCGGTGGGCGTCCTCCGGAGGGAGAGCGGGGCGCGCTCGCGCGGGCGGGGCCAGGATCTCGCCCGCCTCTGCGGGCATCGCGGGGCGCATGGCGGGTCCCGGCGATCGAGGCGCAGTCCGGCCACGCAATGCCCGAGCACCGGACTGCGGTAGCAGCCCGGCAGCGGCGGAAGGCCTAGTTTCCAATCCCCCGTTGGCGCGCGGTCTTCGACGCCTGGTCCGGCGTTTTGTCGCGAGTGTTGTTCCGGCATCGACGAGTCGAGAGGCCTGCCGTCGTGTGGCAACGAACACGACACACCGAGCTCCGTCTTTAGAACTAACCACGGGTGTGAAAGTGTTCGGGCTGTGAAATAGTTAAGACGCGGTACTGCGAGTGCAACTtcacatgcagcagcagcagagcagcagcgTGAGGTCGTCTTCCTCTGTGGACTTCCTGGTGGAAGTGAAGTACTGACCGACCACCTTCAGCCAAGTCTTGTCCTGACTGCTGAAGAATCGACGTCGCCTGTCATACTGCGCCGCTCCGACTCCGCTGGCATCAGGCAAGTTAAGCCGGTAACCAAAGCTGTCTTCGTCAGCGATCGCTGGTGTCTGAACTGCGGCAGCATCCACATTCCACAAAGTCGGCTCAGCACTCGCAGCACTTGTGGATATACGTTTACGAATATATTCCAAGAATCTTCTTGAGAAATAGCTTGAAAGAACCATCTCTCTGGCCTGGAAGGAGGACTCTGTTAGCGCCTTGGGTGCGTCGGCGGCTCCATATCCCCAGCTGCAACCGAGTTCATCGCTCTCCCAGACACCGCGCGCGCGGCTTTCCCATTTAGTGTCATCGAAGCGTTGAGGTGGCGGCAGCTGCGCGTTCAGAAGGTGGCCCCTCGTGACAAGTCATCGGTTTGAGGACGGCCGAAGGAGCAGGCAGCGTTCCACGTTGCGCCGTATTCGTGTTCCTGAGAAACGTTTTTTGATGCCAAGTTTCGTACGAACAACGTCAATTTAAAGCTACGATCAGAAAAATGGTACGCCGGAAATATATCTCGAAGACCAGCTGATAGCCGAGAAACATTGTAACGGTTGATTTCTTGTGCTTCGTCAAATGGGAAGTAAGCCCGCGTGCTGGAAAAGCTGTTGTCACTGTCATCACTAAAACATCATGCCGCAAGTTTATTCGCTGAGAGAGCTCTGAGCATGGTTCTGCAGAGAAGACGTTGTTCCTTCACCGTGGCTAGCTGTGGGCTGTCGTCAGTATTGCGAGCTCCCTGAGGAACACCGACAAGTTCGAAGTACCGACTGCTGTACGAGCGATAACGTGGACGCCTTCAGGCCAGCATACATCTAGCGAGCCAAAGAGGAACGTGTATATGCTGCCATTCATGCGCTGCATCCcgcaacaggtatccacctgaaaTGCGCATTCTGCAGGGTTGTAGGAACTTGCAGTTTCCGGGTTTCAGTTTATATATGCTCGAAGATTCTGGAGTTTCTGAACGCCAGTTATAGTGTTTCGTACATTCGCTGAGGACATCAGCCGTGACATTTGGCTTAACCTAGGCAACCAAATAGTGTGTCGTGCTCTCCGGGAGAGAATAAGATTCTGTGAATGTTCTTCTGGTAGTTCCAGGCCGGTCATAGTGCAACAAGACAGCAAGAGACGTTACGTGTTGCCTCACCATAACTTATATATCTGACCGGACTCGGGCAGTTTCGTTGACAGCAAGGTATTAGGAGTCGATTGATACTCGCAAGTGAAGAAGGAAGCCGGTTTCACGACCTCGCTTGGACATGAGCCTGGTGGGCGGCTTTCCCCCGGCGGCTGCCGCCGCTTTCGCCGCCCAGGAGCCCCTGTACGGGGCGTACTACGCCGGCGCCCCACCGGGCGCCGAGTACCTGGGCTGGCTTCTCGGCGACCAGGCGACGGCTGGCGACCTCACCGGCAGCGGCGGCGTGCCGGCGGCGTGCTCGTACTCGGCCGGCGGCCCCGCGAGGCCGGGCTCGGCTGACGAGCCCTGGGCCTCGCCTCACCCGCCCAGCGTCCCGCCGCCTCCGGCGGGGCGCGGGGTCAAGCGGCGGGTGACCGCCAACCGCAAGGAGCGACGCCGCACGCAGAGCATCAACAACGCATTCGCCGAGCTGCGCGAGTGCATCCCCAACGTGCCGGCCGACACCAAGCTGTCGAAGATCAAGACGCTGCGGCTGGCCACTTCTTACATCGCTTACCTCATGGACCTGCTGCAGGGACCGCCGGGAGCCGCGCACCAGGCGTGCTTCAAGGCGGACCTGCAGGCGGCCCACGCAGCACTTACGCTCCACcaccagcaacagcagcagcaactgcctccacagcagcagcagcaacagcagctcaCGCCGCTCAGCTCGCCTGACGACGTGCGCCGAAAAGAGCTGGTGAGTGCGATCAATTCTTAGATGCAAATGCACGTATATAGCGTGCTTGCGACTCAATGAAGGTGTAAGGTAATGGCGAAATATTACATAGTATTAGAGAAAATGCCACGTTCAGCAGTGCAGTATTCCTTTGCCTCGTACCTGTTCCGTTTTTCCCGGTTGGAAAGGCTCTTCTTTCGTATACGGCGATGCGGCACTTAAACTCTCCGTTGAGGAAATGCGGCATTGTATACGGTGCGAGGGCACCAGCCAATCTATTGAAGCCGCAGCAGGTCTAGAAGTCGTCGGACGCAGGCAGGCCATTGCTTATACTACTATGTACTTTGCTCGATGGATTTCTTGTCGTTGACCACAAGAAATCTCACAGCTTTATAAAGGCCGACTGTCAGTAACgcagtctcttttttttttttttttttttttttttttttttttttttttttttttttttttacagagcgCGTGAGTAAAATGGCACATGCGCGGCCAGCCACATTGTAATTATTGTTGGTGACATCTATATCATATTATTGTTGGAGACACCTTATATCACGAACGTCATGTCAGGGGTCGCCGAATTAATTTTAATCATAGGAAACCTTTATAACGGACACCGATGTTTGAGTAACCTCTATGGAGGCGTTTGTCTTCGATTCCCACTGATATGCGACCGTCGCTGCTTCAATTTGACCCATGACCTCGTGCGCTGGCTGCCGCTGAGTCACTGTGGCTGGTCAAGCCACATCGCCCATCGAGGAAGAGGTACCAAGGATGATTTAGGGCTTTTCGAGTTGTCCTCTCGCCACGGTGTACCCGCATATAAATGAAGTGATGGAGCATCGCAGTTTTCACAGGGTAAACGTGTATTCTGAGACCTTTCGCGCGCTTTTTGCGATTGCTGTTATAGTTGCAATAGCGCGTTTGTATGCTGCGCTACGTCTCACTATAGTACTGTACATCTGGCCTCGAAAAAACGTGAACGACTTATTTCCATCAGAATGCAGCTTCTTTCGTTCTGTATACGCGTTCTCCTGAGAGAGAAAATGACTTGATTATTTTTTCGACTCCATGTATTCTGCCCAACGTACGTTGAGTAACTCTTGCGGATCGAGGATTTCTGAAAATGAGCAAAGTTTCTCTTCCTGTCCCCCTGCTAACAAAAGGGCCAGCGTCGCATGGTCAGGATTGAGTAATATCAAACGTTTTCTCGAAATACGTACTTTTGCTTCATTCTGGCTCATTTCTGTAGGCCATCTCAAACACGCGGATTAAATGACAAGCGGCATCAgctcattttttcttttcttgaagtTTGAAGTAGATTCAAACAGGTATAAAAAGAAACATTCTAGGAACCAACATATTTGTTAAAGGGCCCCAAAGCGTAGAGAATGTCAAAGAAACAAACACGGAGATCCCGTCGATATAATGGTAAGCATACTTGTCTAATCGCAAGGGGACAAACGGTGCCAGCGACACTTGACATGAACATTTTCAGCGTGAAGCCCTATTTAAACTGACAAAATGTGACACAATGGAAAGCAATTCCGCAAAGTTTAAACAACTAACGCAAAGCCAATAATTACCTGTTATGCTTTGTGAACTTCTCTCCTTATCTGTTTTTCCCCTTTCCCCCTACCCAAGTtgtgggtagccaaccgggcacgcccttggttaaccttcctatctttccctcttcgtttctctctctctctctcgaaaatATTTGACTGACACAAATGCGCTTGGATTCTTTCATGTTTTACACACGCTGGATTAACCTTAAAAGTTACGTTCACTGTATACAACGTACCATTTCGGGCTTCGGTAACTTCTAAGTCACTTGGTTGACGACGTCTTGTATAGTTTCTGTGTGATTgtccattattttttttttatcaatccGCCCCTACAGGAATGCACAGGGAAGGAGGATGGGCTTTATTAATTTATGCTGTACAGGTCATAATATTTCTAGAAACCAATCGCACCTATATGCACGGGTTAGGTTTTAGACCCTACACGCACACTAATTTGACAATGGCTGGCGAATCGATCCCAGGAGAAGGATATTAAGATTATGAGGTCTCTACTATTTTGTGAGCTCGATCCGGCGTCTATTAACTGAGCCGAAGTAGTGATACACCTTTATACCAGTAAGTATTTTATCGTACACTGCGCCACATACATCTCCCGCGTCCACGTACGTACATCTGTTAGCTCATGGCGTCGGTGCAGGAATAAGAGAGTGAGTGGTTTGCTAGATTTTATTGCTACAAGCAAGCGTACAGTTCGCTGATACGAGTAGTCGTCAGTGTTTCTTGTTATACCATTGATAAACCGACGTGGCCGCCTCCAACGCGTGCTTTCTCTTTGATATCCGTGGCAAAATGTCATCGCAGAAATAACACGTTTTTCAGATCCCTAGTCCCTCTCAAAGTACTtgttcttcctttcctttttccttttctgCCCACTTCCCCTTGCCCaagtgtaaggtagcaaaccaggtgcaacctAGTTAAGCTCTCTGTcttttcatctctctctctctcgctctcgtccACGCACCTGCCTGCCAGCTTCCTATGACGGCGCCGTAAATTCTTGCTGTTTCCTCAACCCGCGCGCTTTCGGCGGGGCGCGAGGCACTGGGTGTTCGGAGAACTCGTGGCACgtgagacctttttttttttttttttttttctagttcctTTTGCGTCTGCCCTCCCTTGCTCGGGCTTCGGACTTATTGTTCGGCGTCCTTCCGGGCCACCACTGGGAAGCAGTCCTGTCGCACACATACTTTCTCCACGTGCCGCTTTTCTTTGCTAAGCTTGGTTCTTTCTGCGGGTGCACGGTCCGTGACACTAAAGCGCTTGTAACGGAGTATATAGAGTCAGTCAGCCAGACGAATTGCCAGTGCAGGGTGCGCAGTCGGTCGCCGATAATGTTGCCACTTAGTGCCCGGTTTCTCGACCCTCCACGCTAGAACTTCGAAGTCGAACACTCCACCCAGCTCAGGCAATGTCCAGCGGTCTGTGACCCCGGTGCCTTCTGTTTTTTGTGACGGCGTGCAGCATCACCAAGAGCATTAGATTCCCAGAGAAACAGGAGATCGCGACGTCGAAGACCGGTTCGCGTTGTAAGAAAATATCAAGAACCATTTTTGGGGCGATGTGACAAAGCTAAGGAACGCCAACTTCTACCTTGTCGACATTGTGAAATTCTAGCACAGGAACAAATAATCGGATGTCCTGACATTATCGTCGTTAGAGTTCGAGCTTGTGGGTATGTTACCACCGCCACAGTTCGTGGATCACTGTCAAATCTGTTAGTTTCATAGTGGTGGTATATAGACACAGTGCTGCGTCTGTTGTGTATACTATACGTTCCGCCTTTTGCGCTGCTCGATTCACTTAAGGCTGACTCgcactacgccgacacgagaccgattttggtctgccgactgttggcgacagcagtttacaggacggaaaacgctgtcgccagcgctttaaaggaaggaaaatgctgtcgccaacagtcggcagaccaaaatcggtgccgtgtgaatgagcctttacggACCGCATGAAGGACAACCAAATACATCGCTGAACTTGGTCTTTAACAACAATCATGTGCAGGTTATCCGATTATTGGTTTCCGTAACACAAATTTACAACGTCTATAAGTTAGAAAATtggcagttttgcccgaaggCGAAGAATTCAAAGCGATAGCAAGGTCTAGCGTTTTGCGCTGacggcgtctcacaacgctggcgggATGAGGAGCGCCGCAATGGTGCCCGAGATAAGACCGAATGAGCACCGTCAAGGTTTGTCGGCGTCCAAAGAAAGAATTAGATAAATTTATGTTGACGTTTACTGTCCGACCTACTCAGACCACTGTATATGCACCGAGGTGTGGTATGCACGAAGCTGCTCAGCGGAAACGCCAATGTACGTGCGCGCTCAtaacgctcatgccagcagtggAAGCGGAGCGGAGTGGCATGGTGCATCCACTCGGCTTCGCCGCTTTTGCAGCCAAGCGCACTGCGCGTCTCCGGAGGTCCTTTAACTGCACATTCGtgggctgcgcatgcgccgcgcgaTAACAGGACATCACGATGGAGCCGGATCGCAAgcgcgcctcgagcgtccgtatACAATTGCTATCTCAGCAAAACACGTTTATTTAGTTTTGTCGTATCGCCCTAGTAGTTGTGGttaactgtctttttttttttttttttttacgcagtgAGCCAGTCTCTCACGTCGTGATGTCAGGTTCGATCTTTTGAAAACTGAAAGATCTCGCTGATGCTGCATATGCGCCGCGGTAGCGCTATGGCGTAGTGCTGCCAACCTCCGAAGCCTGTTTTTCTCTAAATTGAATTAAGAAGCTCCCTAGACTTCTCTAGATTTTTGTAATATGCACTTGTTCAGTTTGTCTGTATGgtttttgcaaaaaaaattctTTGTTATGCCAATAGACCGAAAACTTGGAGTTTCATTTTATTTCCAAGTTAGTTTTATAAATTGAAATAATATGATGCTGCTGCACTCAGGGGGAAATGTTGTTGCAGTGCAAGCGATGCTAACCGGAGTTCTTCCTGTTAACAACACAACCTCCTGCTTGAAATTACATTCACAGATGACGTCAGCACGTTTATGCTCGCTCCACATGCAAAACAAATTTGAGCAACAGCAAAATGCCCAGATCGACACAGAATCTTATTTTAATTGTAAGGAAGCTGACACCGGACTACACTGGATTACAAAATGTACCAATGTCAAAACAGTGTGTCCCTTCACGACACACTGAAGACACATGTGGAAGAAATTTTTCTTAGATGCTTTTTTGTGATGTACCGACCAATTTTGTACGCTTACAAgccatttgcagcgaagcacgcaaaTACGCTTCCAAGTTTTTATGGCGATagtgattatatggacactccaagcgcatttctgccgtcaccgtcgtcgtagcCGTGAGGTTTCGAAAAAGTCCagcggtgataaaatcgtcgccgcgcgccgtatatgctgtatgtgcgagtgaaagcgcgcgagggacgcgcgctttcacggagagtgaacgctcggcggagagcaaacgcggcgtaTTCAGttgtgcgaaaggccatgggggataggagggagggagggaggggaggcgacgtttagctgcggcaccaaattcgtatcttgcgaccgggcgcaagcggagcacggggaactggcgactcaatctcccacgcgaaagaaggaaagccgggaggcagcgccggagggagggggcgcggcttctagactctgcccgcaactgcgtacttgtacttcgcgcggctgcgggctgtcgcgcgcaccgtatcttgaaagcgatctccacacggctcttacctttgtatgcgatgtgctttcgccgctcagtttccgttgaaacgatagaccgcacgaacctgcgctcgctgctgccgccgcgcttgctcatgccagcgttttggcagtggttgtctgcggtcatcgagtgtgatctattcatgtttgcttgtgcgcgctgacaccatgcttgttaattcagttagtaagcgaatgtgtccaagtttatgcagccgataaaactactatccttactccgcatagctccctactaatttgctatcgcaatttatgcttcgcctttcgggcgaaactgcgacacttttctttcttctttgtcaaAACTAACCCAAACACGTGACCACTGGCATTCTACAATGCAAGTCTGTTGCTCCGCCTATGGGCGGTAAATTTGAGTGCATAGTCGGCTGCGCAGTGCCCCGACCGCCTAGTCGTGCTCAGCGCTACGTACTATATACCGGCCGGGAGTTTCAACGAACATTttgaaaatttttaaaggttgcctgtggcagatagcacaattctaattcatgagctgatgcatttcaattttttgtgcaagtgatgtccgcctcttctagtagagcagcttatgaactagaattgtgctatccgccacaggcaacctttaaacatttttgaaagtgttcgctgaaactcccGGCATTGTCCACTTATGCCGATATTTGCAGGTGCTTTGTTTGTCAATGCAGCATACGTTTGTTTTGCTGTTACAGATAAATATTTGATTTAAAGGGGGACATCCACATCTCGTCGTTTACTTAACGAGAAGCGTTCACAACACCACAATACGACCACAAGTCATACTTCGCATGCTAACGCGAAGATAATTTGGGCTGACTGAAATTAAAAACACGCCGTCATGTCCGCAGTTCCACGTATCAGTCATTGCGGCGTCGTAGCAGCACGTGGTTTCCCAAGTGTCTGAGTTTTTCTTTCCGCCATGTCGTAGCACAAAGTTGCCCTAGATTTGGAAAATTAGTCTTAAACAAAGCCTCGAATGCCTACGTCGAGGGAAATTTCCCTATGGTTTACAGTACTGCTGTGGCGTTGCGGTGgcgagctcgaggtcgcggggtcgatccCTGTTGCGGCgtccgcattccgatgggggcgaatgTGAAAGCGCGCGTGTACTTaattaggtgcactttaaagagcCCCAAGTGGACAAagttaatcaggagtccccctgatcttggttttggcacgtaaaatccatgctttaatttttttttcttctacggCATGCCAAGAGAAGTGACAGAAGGCGAGAACTGCTGGCACCGTGACTCTCAAGGAAAGGTGCGCATGCGCTGTTACCGTGATGAGTTTGTTCTAGGCACCTCTAGTAAGGTTCAGTGTGATTAGTCGCGGCGATTAGTTGAGCTTCAAAAGACGCTTCGACACAAACTTGACAACTAAAACAATGACATTATTTTCTTTTCTCCGTCATCGTTGGAGCCACTGGATATACGTCGTACATGACCCGTAGGTCAACGTGCAGCTCGCCTTCAGTCAAATTTCCGCAAGTGTCAACAAATGTATGACACGTCCTAAAGTGCGGTCCCTTTTATTTCATCAACGCGCCCTCCCGTTCACGCACCGAAACAGGACGTGGGACACAGGCAGCTGTGTCACCAAGCCGCCTATTTACACTAATACGGCGGGCCTTCAAATCAGCGCATGCACTGCTACAGATTCTGTCACGCGACTAGGGGCTGTCAGTGCGTCGAAGCGTGTGTCGGCGCGGTCAGAGACGCGGCGTGTCTTGTCGCCTAGCTACCCGCGACCCCCGCTGGACGCCGCCAAAGTCACGTGCCCTGTGGGAGAGGCCGGTCCTTGGGTGCTCGCTGTGGCAGTTCCGAAACGTCACTTTAGAGACGCGCCGGTTTGTCAGCGAGACAACTCGGGAGACGATGCGCGCGCGCCCGCGGCGCTGAAACACGTGTATCCGATTGCAGTGCAAACAAGAACCGCGACTCCAAAGCCGCGGAGTACCCCTCTTCTGCCCGGCGCCATGTCTCTACCATTCTCCTTTTACTGTACAAGGATGGCGAACCGGACGAGTTGGAACGTAACTATAGTTCCTATTACTCTCGATTTATGTTTTACGTAGCTATATAACATGTGCCTTGCACCGGAGGAGAAACTATATACAGCTGGCTCAAGCCAGCTGAAAGCGCGGTCGTGTGAGATCACGCGACCTTACGTTGCCTGTCCCAGCGCGCGGGCCAGTGGGACGTATTCTCGGTCTCCAGCTCAGTCTCGGGTTCCAGAGAACATTTCGCAGCTTCCACGATGCAGCCAGGCAGAGTCAGCCACTGGCAGAAGATTTAGTGGAGGCCAAGGAAAGTCGTCATCTTGTGCGGCCTTATTTAAATGTATCCGCAAGTAACTGCCAACCAAAATAATTAATTGGGGGCTATCTCTTCCGAAGCGAAGCTGCCTTTGTCCTTGAACACTTGCCTACAAACATGCGCCAACGAACATGTATACGAACATGCATACGTGGTTGCTTACGAGGGTGGACTTGGTTGCCGAGCCGGACACCAGTGCACTATGTATGTGTCCTTGCAAGGATAGTAACGTGGTTTGCGACGCGAGCCGATCCTGGAGGGGTTGCAATCCTGATAAATACCTGTATAACTTTCACCTTGGGTGCAGCTGAGGTGTAGCTTGTGGTCATGGCTTCTTTGCATATTTCTCCGGGCTGGGCGTCGGTGTCTCGCCGAATAGACATAGCGGGGGTTCTCCCACACAGCTGGGACTCGGATAAAGAATGGCATAACTTGGAAATAAAGTACAACTGTACGCATCATGTGTCTCTTTGCGTAGCATTTAATTAAAACGATTAACTAATATGTCACTTAATGCTAGATTCCCACAAGTGTGTTGGATCTGCCGTAATTTCTTTATCTGCCTGATAAGCTGTGGCTGAATGCGGCCAAGTCCCGAAACAACCCTGATGCGCTGGTATGTCGGCAAGGGAGTGAGTGCATGCAGTGTGCGCCACGTTTCCAAGTTAGCACCGCGCAAACCCGGTTTAGCGTCACTTGCCGTTATTGTGCGGCAAGATATACTACGTAGACCGAAGCGGACGTTGTGTAAACATCAGAACGAATGAGCACGTTCGCTCTCTTTCCGAATATATACTCGCATCTCGCGGCAGTCGTGTCTGTGGGTGTGTAGCCCTGTCTTCTGCCACAGTCGTATTTTTTCGTCATACGGCAGTTGGCTCACAAGGTCACTGATGTCTTCCATCTCGGGATGACAGAAAAGCAATTGCGTCAGTCAAGCGTCCATTAGTCTCAAAGGCAGACAAAGAATTTGAGTGTCTAGCCAGCACATGTATAGAATGATCACGAGCGCAATCTTTGTAATGCGAAGTTGCGCCTTCGT is a window of Dermacentor silvarum isolate Dsil-2018 chromosome 4, BIME_Dsil_1.4, whole genome shotgun sequence DNA encoding:
- the LOC119450206 gene encoding heart- and neural crest derivatives-expressed protein 2 isoform X2 codes for the protein MSLVGGFPPAAAAAFAAQEPLYGAYYAGAPPGAEYLGWLLGDQATAGDLTGSGGVPAACSYSAGGPARPGSADEPWASPHPPSVPPPPAGRGVKRRVTANRKERRRTQSINNAFAELRECIPNVPADTKLSKIKTLRLATSYIAYLMDLLQGPPGAAHQACFKADLQAAHAALTLHHQQQQQQLPPQQQQQQQLTPLSSPDDVRRKELSLKWFPLPGAASRRT
- the LOC119450206 gene encoding heart- and neural crest derivatives-expressed protein 2 isoform X1, whose amino-acid sequence is MSLVGGFPPAAAAAFAAQEPLYGAYYAGAPPGAEYLGWLLGDQATAGDLTGSGGVPAACSYSAGGPARPGSADEPWASPHPPSVPPPPAGRGVKRRVTANRKERRRTQSINNAFAELRECIPNVPADTKLSKIKTLRLATSYIAYLMDLLQGPPGAAHQACFKADLQAAHAALTLHHQQQQQQLPPQQQQQQQLTPLSSPDDVRRKELANVIQAEKRGKGRTGWPQHVWALELKHDA